One window from the genome of Bacillus weihaiensis encodes:
- a CDS encoding thioredoxin family protein, whose product MKKILIFGSIILVLFGTLAFVTSYQNKQKAEGNMYNKASLDPATISLLDDANYQNIILPEELETKLEKKEDTIVYFFSPKCDHCIATTPVLMPLANDLDVEVKQFNLLEFEDGWRDYNITGTPTLVHFQDGEEVARSEGSNTEEAFRELLEEWKQGE is encoded by the coding sequence ATGAAAAAAATACTTATTTTTGGTTCAATTATATTAGTTCTCTTTGGTACCCTAGCTTTTGTCACTTCCTATCAAAATAAACAAAAAGCAGAGGGAAACATGTACAATAAGGCTAGTCTTGATCCAGCTACAATTTCACTGCTTGATGATGCAAATTATCAAAACATCATTTTACCCGAGGAATTAGAAACAAAGCTAGAAAAGAAGGAAGATACGATTGTTTATTTCTTTAGCCCTAAGTGTGATCATTGTATCGCCACAACTCCTGTATTAATGCCTCTCGCTAATGACTTAGATGTCGAAGTTAAACAATTTAATTTGCTGGAATTTGAAGATGGATGGAGAGATTACAACATTACAGGCACACCAACACTTGTTCACTTCCAAGATGGAGAAGAAGTCGCTCGTTCTGAAGGATCAAATACAGAAGAAGCCTTCCGTGAACTACTAGAGGAATGGAAGCAAGGCGAATAA
- a CDS encoding DUF5365 family protein, with translation MKVVVASTEEQENHIEELVGQLYSEIFPKFFPDHKIMDFQHQNVLKPQETDQFYNGNLKDAFQIISSLQAVIVMLDLIDECKHEEEYKAMFERNTQTLNEYGYFFPFSFSQFVNAESQEGEFSQFVKPANSWLI, from the coding sequence GTGAAGGTTGTTGTTGCTTCAACGGAAGAGCAAGAAAACCATATTGAGGAATTGGTCGGGCAGCTTTATTCAGAGATCTTTCCTAAATTCTTTCCAGACCATAAAATTATGGATTTTCAACACCAAAATGTTCTTAAACCACAGGAAACAGATCAATTCTATAATGGCAATTTAAAGGATGCTTTCCAAATTATCTCTAGCTTACAAGCTGTTATTGTTATGTTGGATTTAATAGATGAATGCAAGCATGAAGAGGAATATAAAGCTATGTTTGAACGTAATACCCAAACCTTGAATGAATACGGTTATTTTTTTCCTTTTTCTTTCTCACAATTTGTAAATGCTGAAAGCCAGGAAGGTGAATTTAGTCAGTTTGTGAAACCGGCTAATTCATGGTTAATATAG
- a CDS encoding RluA family pseudouridine synthase, protein MNKLKRAGEWFEIKINESFANNTVFHILSSKLGVSKATIQKWNKEGSLRRNNTKADVNHQLRDRDILSIHLFKEEEFGVIPEKHDFSILYEDDHLIIIDKPAGMDTHPNHSDQVGTLANAVAYYYQTMGIQTRVRHIHRLDKETSGAIIFAKNDLAHTLLDQALQLKKIKRTYLAFVGGNLQPQKGTINKPIGRDRHHPTRRRVSPQGQQAITHYQVEHYDEKKDLSVVTLQLDTGRTHQIRVHMSYLGHSILGDGLYGGSIKLITRQALHSKMVSFTHPITLETINCEAELPKDMSAILR, encoded by the coding sequence ATGAATAAATTGAAACGCGCAGGAGAATGGTTTGAAATAAAGATAAATGAAAGCTTTGCAAACAACACTGTTTTTCATATTTTATCAAGCAAATTAGGTGTCTCAAAGGCCACCATTCAAAAATGGAATAAAGAAGGATCATTAAGAAGAAACAATACAAAAGCAGATGTAAATCACCAGCTTCGAGATAGAGATATCCTCTCGATTCACCTTTTTAAAGAAGAGGAGTTTGGAGTAATTCCTGAGAAACACGACTTTTCAATCTTATATGAAGACGATCACCTCATTATTATCGATAAACCAGCCGGAATGGATACACATCCAAACCACTCAGATCAAGTAGGCACACTAGCTAATGCTGTTGCCTACTACTATCAAACAATGGGTATCCAGACTCGAGTAAGGCATATTCACCGTCTTGATAAAGAGACCTCTGGTGCGATTATCTTTGCAAAAAATGATTTAGCTCATACTTTGTTGGATCAAGCTCTCCAATTAAAAAAGATAAAAAGAACCTACCTTGCTTTCGTAGGAGGCAACTTACAGCCTCAAAAAGGAACGATTAACAAACCAATAGGACGTGACAGGCACCATCCCACAAGAAGAAGAGTTTCTCCTCAGGGGCAACAGGCCATTACGCACTATCAGGTTGAACATTATGATGAAAAGAAAGACCTTTCAGTCGTTACCCTTCAGCTAGACACAGGGAGAACTCATCAAATTAGAGTTCATATGAGTTATCTAGGACATTCTATTTTAGGTGACGGACTATATGGAGGTAGTATTAAACTCATTACAAGACAGGCTCTACACTCAAAAATGGTTTCGTTCACTCATCCTATTACATTAGAAACGATAAATTGTGAGGCAGAACTTCCTAAAGATATGTCTGCAATCCTAAGATAG